A genomic segment from uncultured Desulfuromonas sp. encodes:
- the lpdA gene encoding dihydrolipoyl dehydrogenase produces MEKIWDIVVLGGGPAGVMSALKLAMSGKKVCLVEQGPQRLGGTCLHEGCMATKSMLKTAELYQSIQLAHEYGIEASTGPIDLHCTVMRKNEHLKTLNSRLQQMALQTGVHIQPGHGSFLSPTCIAVDGPEGHAELEARNIIIATGSRPRELDSVPIDGSMILNSNQMLQQTHLPKRLVIIGGGAIGCEFASMFQAFGSDVTLVEYADHLLPREDRDTGETLQNALEERDIRVLTGKMVAAVNRLESTVELFLEGNPKALIADQVLVAVGRKPNTDWLNLDAADIARDGEFIVVNNQLQTSQPHIYAAGDVINTMMLAHSAMQESDILVANLLGHEKKLPVNAVIPRVVYSFPQVAAVGLTEQELTEDSYRALFQPFNESAKALVDQRLEGHIKLLVDNDTDTICGATIIGDHATELIHELALAVSQDINLGVLKEVVHAHPTLAESIWDLARHQG; encoded by the coding sequence ATGGAAAAAATCTGGGATATTGTTGTCCTTGGAGGTGGCCCCGCAGGGGTTATGAGTGCATTAAAACTGGCCATGAGCGGCAAAAAGGTCTGCCTGGTCGAACAAGGACCGCAACGTCTCGGCGGCACCTGTCTGCATGAAGGGTGCATGGCGACAAAATCCATGTTGAAAACTGCCGAGCTCTACCAGAGCATTCAACTGGCTCACGAATACGGCATTGAAGCGAGTACGGGGCCCATTGACCTGCACTGCACAGTGATGCGTAAAAATGAACACCTCAAAACCCTGAATAGCCGTCTGCAACAAATGGCCCTGCAAACCGGAGTTCACATTCAACCTGGTCATGGCTCGTTTCTCTCGCCAACCTGTATTGCGGTGGATGGTCCTGAAGGGCATGCCGAGCTGGAAGCACGCAACATCATCATCGCCACCGGCTCCCGGCCTCGTGAACTGGACAGTGTACCGATTGACGGCAGTATGATCCTCAACAGCAATCAGATGCTTCAGCAAACCCATCTGCCGAAACGGTTGGTGATCATTGGTGGCGGTGCCATCGGCTGTGAATTTGCCAGTATGTTTCAGGCGTTTGGTTCCGATGTGACACTGGTGGAATACGCCGACCACCTGCTGCCGCGCGAAGACCGCGATACCGGAGAAACATTGCAGAACGCGTTAGAGGAACGTGATATCCGCGTGTTGACCGGGAAAATGGTCGCCGCAGTCAATCGCCTGGAATCGACGGTTGAACTGTTTCTTGAAGGCAACCCGAAAGCGTTGATCGCCGATCAGGTTTTGGTGGCCGTGGGCAGAAAGCCCAACACCGATTGGCTGAACCTTGATGCGGCCGACATCGCACGCGACGGTGAGTTCATTGTCGTCAACAATCAGCTCCAGACCAGCCAGCCCCACATCTATGCGGCAGGAGACGTCATCAACACCATGATGCTGGCCCATTCGGCCATGCAGGAGAGTGATATTCTGGTGGCCAACCTCCTCGGCCATGAAAAGAAGCTGCCGGTCAATGCCGTCATCCCACGGGTTGTCTACTCGTTTCCCCAGGTTGCCGCAGTGGGCCTGACCGAACAGGAATTAACTGAAGACAGTTACCGCGCCTTGTTTCAACCGTTTAACGAAAGTGCCAAGGCACTGGTCGATCAACGCCTGGAAGGCCATATCAAACTTCTCGTCGACAATGACACAGACACCATCTGTGGCGCGACCATTATTGGCGACCATGCCACGGAGCTGATTCATGAACTGGCCCTGGCCGTCAGTCAGGATATCAACCTCGGTGTACTTAAAGAGGTGGTCCATGCCCATCCGACATTGGCCGAATCAATTTGGGATTTGGCCCGACATCAGGGCTAA
- the flgL gene encoding flagellar hook-associated protein FlgL — MIMRTTTTSVYRSMQLNIAKTEDDLNQLYLQSSTGKKVSVASDDPSAVRAIENARSQITMSDRYVENIETVQDSMDIVDGYLGTVEDIMQRIKEITTASISSSLSDADLETYAEEVSTLKDQLVDIANSKVNGKYLFAGFTDDTQPFSVDDVTGEVTYNGTTDIKYIEVGPGETVQSNITGDMLFTDPIDVFAVFDDLEANLRAADLDALQVSLDEIEPATDQIRTQRSLMGNDNSRLEDNKSMLEEVKLQMQSTLSRYEDADLTVVLSNMTQAETALEAALTVSSRLNNLSLLDYM, encoded by the coding sequence ATGATTATGCGGACGACAACCACAAGCGTTTATCGCAGTATGCAGCTGAACATTGCTAAAACCGAGGATGATCTCAATCAGCTGTACCTGCAATCCTCCACCGGTAAAAAAGTGAGTGTGGCATCGGATGATCCATCGGCAGTGCGTGCTATTGAAAACGCCCGCAGTCAAATCACGATGAGTGATCGTTACGTCGAGAACATTGAAACCGTTCAGGACAGCATGGATATTGTTGATGGCTATCTTGGTACCGTCGAAGATATCATGCAGCGGATTAAGGAAATCACCACGGCCTCGATCAGTTCTTCGCTCTCCGATGCCGACCTGGAAACCTATGCCGAAGAGGTATCGACGCTGAAAGATCAGCTGGTCGATATTGCCAACTCCAAGGTGAATGGCAAATATCTGTTCGCCGGCTTTACCGATGATACCCAGCCTTTTAGCGTGGATGATGTGACCGGAGAGGTGACCTATAACGGCACCACGGATATCAAATATATTGAGGTCGGTCCGGGTGAAACGGTGCAGAGCAATATCACCGGCGATATGCTGTTTACCGATCCGATTGATGTGTTTGCTGTCTTTGATGATCTCGAAGCCAACTTGCGGGCTGCTGACTTGGATGCTTTGCAGGTGTCGCTGGATGAGATTGAACCGGCAACCGACCAGATTCGTACCCAGCGCAGCCTGATGGGCAATGACAATTCACGCCTCGAAGATAACAAGTCGATGCTCGAAGAGGTCAAGCTGCAGATGCAAAGCACCTTGTCACGCTATGAGGATGCTGACCTTACCGTTGTCCTCAGCAATATGACCCAGGCTGAAACGGCTCTGGAAGCAGCATTGACGGTGAGTTCTCGATTGAATAATCTCAGTCTGCTGGACTACATGTAA
- the flgK gene encoding flagellar hook-associated protein FlgK, giving the protein MAGLIGALNTGKTGLMVNQKGIEVTGNNVTNASTEGYSRQVLEVSSSPVLEYNGIIVGQGAVATGITREESVFVTNQLIDKSADYGEQAAMTEPLEELERIVSISDDNLAADIDAYFEAWQALSNEPSGTVERQEVIQMGENIAKTFSAMDDDLNELTENINVSIEAEVDTINQMVSQIADLNVRIVSTEAGGASANGLRDDRDQLLQELSELVGIDTYESESGMISVQLSSGLSLVEGGIASTMSSARVDGLVTLSLDMGATTVELGLDDFGGEIKGLMTVRDVEIPEAKDSLDQLAYTFANEVNAVHEAGVDLDGNTGVSFFSYSTSTAADAEAWTGAAATLAVAISETSQVAAGATSSSGDNTNTLAMVELQDAEVVDGSTFNEFYSLIAAKVGLAVDQNEYELETAQDALTQVQNMRDSAVGVSTDEELLLLTQYQTGYEAAAQYINVISEMLDTMMTIGA; this is encoded by the coding sequence ATGGCAGGACTGATTGGAGCTTTGAATACCGGTAAAACCGGTTTGATGGTCAACCAGAAGGGCATTGAAGTCACCGGTAACAACGTCACCAATGCCAGTACGGAAGGCTATTCCCGTCAAGTGCTGGAGGTGTCCAGTTCACCGGTGCTCGAATACAACGGCATTATCGTTGGGCAGGGTGCCGTCGCAACGGGCATTACCCGCGAAGAGTCGGTGTTTGTTACCAATCAGCTTATCGACAAGTCAGCCGACTACGGCGAACAGGCGGCCATGACCGAGCCTCTTGAGGAGTTGGAGCGGATTGTCAGCATCTCCGACGACAATCTGGCGGCGGATATTGATGCCTATTTCGAAGCGTGGCAGGCGCTGAGCAATGAGCCGTCCGGTACTGTTGAGCGTCAGGAAGTAATCCAGATGGGCGAGAACATCGCGAAAACTTTTTCCGCCATGGATGATGACCTCAACGAATTGACGGAGAATATCAATGTCTCCATTGAAGCGGAAGTGGACACCATTAACCAGATGGTCAGCCAGATTGCCGATCTCAACGTGCGGATCGTGTCAACGGAAGCCGGTGGGGCGTCGGCCAATGGTCTACGCGATGATCGCGATCAACTGTTGCAGGAATTGTCCGAACTGGTCGGTATTGATACCTATGAAAGTGAAAGCGGCATGATTTCGGTACAACTGAGTTCCGGTCTTTCTCTGGTTGAGGGCGGCATCGCCAGCACCATGAGTTCGGCACGTGTTGATGGACTGGTTACGCTGAGTCTGGATATGGGCGCGACCACGGTTGAGCTGGGTCTGGATGATTTCGGTGGTGAGATCAAAGGGTTGATGACGGTGCGCGATGTTGAAATCCCAGAGGCCAAGGACAGTCTCGATCAACTGGCCTACACCTTTGCCAATGAAGTCAATGCCGTGCACGAAGCCGGTGTCGATCTTGACGGCAATACCGGCGTCAGCTTCTTCAGCTACAGCACCTCAACGGCGGCTGATGCCGAAGCCTGGACCGGTGCCGCAGCGACTCTGGCCGTTGCCATCAGTGAGACCAGCCAGGTGGCGGCTGGGGCGACCTCATCGTCCGGCGACAACACCAATACGCTGGCCATGGTCGAATTGCAGGATGCCGAAGTGGTCGATGGCAGCACCTTTAACGAGTTTTACAGCCTCATCGCCGCCAAGGTTGGTCTGGCTGTGGACCAGAACGAATATGAACTGGAAACCGCGCAAGATGCCCTGACCCAGGTGCAGAATATGCGTGATAGTGCTGTCGGAGTGTCCACGGATGAGGAGCTGTTGCTGTTAACTCAGTATCAGACCGGCTACGAGGCCGCAGCTCAATATATCAACGTGATCTCTGAGATGCTCGACACCATGATGACCATAGGAGCCTGA
- the flgF gene encoding flagellar basal-body rod protein FlgF, producing the protein MGLSSTLYSGISGLQTNAEAMSVTGNNISNSNTIGYKSSSSVFSDMLSATISSSSTGVNQVGRGSELTTVRSNFSQGSFQSTSSDTDLAIEGDGFFMVSASDSDEVLYTRNGAFSFDANGYLVNSEGYRVQGQLFDADGTPGGGDATDIQIDLQSQVPAQETSNIVLTTNLNSGEEVITGGFDLSDPAGTSNYSTSTQIYDALGETHLATTYFTKTDDQTWEWNTVVDSEDLDASVASTEESTIIGSGTLTFDDDGQLLADAAGDVENTFDLDTIELVWANGADSDQSIAIEFDTTQFSSSSVVFAQSQDGYAPGEVVETTISSDGVVSVSYSNGETIDVATITLATFSNPGGLIKEGNSLYSSSSYSGEPQIGTPGASQGTIYTNSLELSNVDLSQEFVNMITIQNGYSASSKVITTTDEMLQEVINLIR; encoded by the coding sequence ATGGGACTTTCCAGTACATTATACAGCGGTATCAGTGGGTTACAGACCAATGCCGAAGCCATGAGTGTGACCGGCAATAATATCTCCAACAGCAACACTATCGGCTATAAATCTAGCTCAAGTGTTTTTTCCGATATGCTCTCCGCGACAATCTCCAGCTCCAGTACCGGCGTGAATCAGGTCGGGCGTGGTTCGGAGTTGACCACGGTACGCAGCAATTTCAGCCAGGGCTCTTTCCAGAGTACCTCCAGTGATACTGATCTGGCCATCGAAGGGGACGGCTTCTTCATGGTCAGCGCGTCCGATTCGGACGAAGTGCTTTATACCCGTAACGGTGCGTTCAGTTTTGACGCCAATGGCTATCTGGTCAACTCGGAAGGCTACCGGGTGCAAGGGCAACTGTTTGACGCCGATGGCACCCCCGGCGGCGGTGATGCCACGGATATTCAGATCGATCTGCAAAGCCAGGTTCCCGCGCAGGAGACCAGTAATATTGTCCTGACGACCAACTTAAACTCCGGTGAAGAGGTCATCACCGGTGGTTTTGATCTGAGTGATCCGGCGGGTACCTCCAATTATTCCACCTCAACACAGATCTACGATGCATTGGGTGAAACCCATCTGGCGACCACCTATTTCACCAAAACCGATGACCAGACCTGGGAATGGAATACGGTGGTCGACAGTGAGGATCTTGATGCGTCAGTGGCGAGCACCGAAGAATCGACAATTATCGGCAGCGGTACATTGACCTTTGATGACGATGGGCAACTCCTGGCGGATGCGGCTGGAGATGTCGAGAACACCTTTGATTTGGACACCATCGAGCTGGTGTGGGCCAATGGCGCGGATTCCGATCAGAGCATTGCTATTGAATTTGATACCACCCAGTTCAGCAGTTCGTCGGTGGTGTTTGCCCAGAGCCAGGACGGCTATGCCCCTGGCGAGGTGGTTGAGACGACCATCAGTAGCGACGGTGTGGTCAGTGTCAGCTATTCCAACGGCGAAACCATTGATGTGGCGACGATCACTCTGGCGACGTTTTCCAATCCCGGCGGGTTGATTAAAGAGGGCAACAGCCTCTACTCCTCCAGTTCGTATTCCGGTGAACCGCAGATCGGCACCCCCGGCGCGTCACAGGGGACCATCTATACCAACTCTCTGGAACTGTCGAACGTGGATCTGTCGCAGGAGTTCGTCAATATGATCACCATCCAAAATGGGTACTCGGCCAGTTCAAAGGTCATTACCACTACGGATGAGATGCTGCAGGAAGTGATCAATCTGATCCGCTGA
- a CDS encoding TIGR02530 family flagellar biosynthesis protein codes for MATTVLQQPIPMSGIRFSAHSRQRMMKRGLDFTAAQLARVEQALVTLKAKGSRTSVVMLDDAALVVSVPQSTVVTVVDREQLREQVFTNIDSAVFA; via the coding sequence ATGGCAACGACAGTATTGCAACAACCAATCCCGATGAGTGGTATCCGGTTTTCCGCACATTCGAGGCAACGCATGATGAAGCGGGGTCTTGATTTCACTGCGGCACAACTGGCGCGAGTTGAACAGGCGCTTGTCACCCTGAAGGCCAAGGGCAGCCGGACCTCCGTCGTCATGCTGGATGATGCCGCACTGGTTGTCAGTGTCCCGCAGTCGACCGTGGTGACGGTGGTCGATCGGGAGCAGTTACGCGAGCAGGTGTTCACCAATATTGACAGCGCGGTTTTTGCCTGA
- a CDS encoding flagellar hook capping FlgD N-terminal domain-containing protein, producing the protein MSVTSATETTSSTATYTTSSSNTLGQEDFLELLIAQLQNQDPLDPQSNTEFIAQLATFSSLEQQTLTNDKLDEVISSTSDMQQLAAIDLLNQDVVAQTDSFYLNGDQVDIGFYLPEDATSVTVSVLDEDNTVVATLDYSNVSAGDKFLDWDATDSDGNALASGEYSLSIEAYSGDSEIDDVLPLVKTTVDQVAMSSSGSVLSTDAGEILLSDIYSVASN; encoded by the coding sequence ATGTCTGTAACGTCGGCAACGGAAACCACCAGCAGTACCGCCACATATACCACCAGCTCGAGCAATACGCTGGGACAGGAAGATTTTCTTGAACTTCTCATTGCCCAGCTTCAGAACCAGGATCCGCTGGATCCGCAGAGCAATACCGAGTTTATTGCCCAGCTGGCAACCTTCAGCTCCCTGGAGCAACAAACCCTGACCAACGACAAATTGGACGAGGTGATCTCATCCACGTCCGACATGCAGCAGCTGGCCGCTATCGACCTGCTGAATCAGGATGTCGTGGCACAGACCGACAGCTTTTATCTCAACGGCGATCAGGTGGATATCGGCTTTTACCTGCCGGAAGATGCCACCTCGGTGACCGTCAGTGTCCTGGACGAAGACAATACCGTGGTTGCCACGCTCGATTACAGCAATGTCTCTGCCGGGGATAAGTTCCTCGACTGGGATGCTACGGACAGCGACGGCAATGCTCTGGCTTCCGGTGAGTACAGCCTGTCCATTGAGGCCTACAGCGGTGATTCAGAAATTGATGATGTTCTGCCTTTAGTCAAAACCACGGTCGACCAAGTGGCCATGAGTAGTTCCGGCAGTGTGTTGAGTACTGACGCCGGCGAAATTCTTTTATCCGACATCTATTCCGTAGCGAGTAACTGA
- the fliD gene encoding flagellar filament capping protein FliD, translating to MSTITFSGLATGLDTDSIIESLMEIERAPIDALEEDIEYLEAQNETFESFDTILSELYSAIGALDSVSEFNSLSASTSSDSYVKATASSYTKAGTYQVEVVSLAQQQKDVSEEGFASSSEENLSGTITIGDTTLTYEDASLSSLVDVINDADLGVSASIVDDGTEDGLRLVLTADDAETTPEIYAEGSITIDTATNGHTQDGSMAHVVVDGLDIYSSTNTITSAIYGVTLDLVGVNDSGETTYVQVAADTSSIEENVSSFVTAYNEMINFIDEIGEADSTTAGEFRGVERKMQNLVATMVGGDSVYNSLAALGFETDYLTGEISYDSTTLNDALANNLSDLQALFVGDDDTPGIAVQISNYLDELTDSSDGFVATKVENNEDKIDGMEDQIETYEARLEKREETLTAQFTALETLVSELNSQADYLESFFEDYNSDS from the coding sequence ATGTCAACCATCACATTTAGTGGCCTGGCCACGGGACTGGATACCGATTCCATCATTGAATCGCTCATGGAGATTGAGCGGGCTCCTATTGATGCCCTGGAAGAGGATATTGAATATCTTGAGGCGCAAAACGAGACCTTCGAGAGCTTTGATACCATTCTCAGTGAGTTGTACAGCGCCATCGGTGCTCTTGATTCCGTCTCTGAATTCAATTCCCTTTCTGCTTCCACCAGCAGCGACAGCTATGTCAAAGCAACCGCGTCCAGCTATACCAAAGCCGGAACCTATCAGGTTGAAGTGGTGTCGTTGGCCCAGCAGCAAAAAGATGTCAGCGAAGAGGGCTTTGCCAGTTCCAGTGAAGAAAATCTCTCTGGCACAATCACCATCGGCGATACCACGCTGACCTATGAAGACGCTTCCCTTTCCAGTCTTGTCGATGTCATCAACGATGCCGATCTCGGTGTTTCGGCCAGCATTGTTGATGACGGAACCGAAGACGGTCTGCGCCTGGTTCTGACGGCGGATGACGCCGAGACCACTCCGGAAATTTACGCCGAAGGCAGCATTACTATTGATACAGCGACCAATGGCCATACGCAGGATGGCTCCATGGCTCATGTGGTCGTCGATGGTCTCGATATCTACTCCTCCACCAATACCATCACCTCGGCCATCTACGGCGTCACGCTGGACCTGGTCGGTGTCAATGACAGCGGTGAAACCACCTATGTTCAGGTGGCTGCCGATACCAGCAGCATTGAGGAAAATGTCAGCTCCTTTGTCACCGCCTACAACGAGATGATTAATTTTATTGATGAAATCGGTGAGGCGGACAGCACAACCGCCGGTGAATTTCGTGGCGTTGAACGCAAAATGCAAAACCTCGTGGCCACCATGGTTGGTGGCGACAGTGTTTATAACAGCCTGGCTGCCCTCGGCTTTGAGACCGACTATCTCACCGGCGAAATTTCCTACGACTCCACCACCTTGAATGACGCTCTGGCCAACAATCTCAGCGACTTGCAGGCCCTGTTTGTCGGCGATGACGACACACCCGGTATCGCCGTGCAGATCAGTAATTACCTGGATGAACTGACCGATAGCAGCGACGGTTTTGTCGCCACCAAAGTGGAAAACAACGAAGACAAGATCGATGGCATGGAAGATCAGATTGAGACCTATGAAGCGCGTCTTGAAAAGCGCGAAGAAACCCTTACTGCCCAGTTTACCGCTCTGGAAACATTGGTTTCCGAGTTGAACTCGCAGGCGGATTACCTCGAATCCTTCTTTGAGGATTACAACTCCGACAGTTAA
- a CDS encoding response regulator transcription factor: METKRVVLVLTDESQNCDATLACLREDGFSPLVYHTPEDVLEGCEEFGPELVMIDIAESSLDVASSCRVLREKYSGALVVLAEHADEMFQVLGLEMGADDFVVKPISATLLRARIRAVLRRRKLAESGEDATITLGSLEVDSGRREVCCAGRSIDLTSKEFDLLWYLARHARTVLSRDQIYEALFGLEYNGVDRSVDIYISRLRNKLGEDPSRPQLLKTVRGVGYLLGG, translated from the coding sequence ATGGAAACAAAACGAGTGGTGTTGGTGCTGACGGATGAATCTCAGAATTGTGATGCCACGCTGGCCTGCCTGCGTGAGGATGGTTTTTCACCGCTGGTCTATCACACACCTGAAGACGTTCTTGAAGGCTGTGAAGAGTTTGGCCCTGAGCTGGTCATGATTGATATTGCTGAATCCTCTCTGGATGTGGCCAGCAGCTGCCGGGTTTTGCGCGAGAAATATTCCGGCGCACTGGTGGTCCTGGCAGAACATGCCGACGAGATGTTTCAGGTCCTCGGTCTGGAGATGGGAGCGGATGATTTTGTTGTCAAGCCGATCAGCGCCACACTGTTACGCGCTCGGATCCGGGCCGTCCTGCGGCGGCGCAAACTGGCAGAAAGCGGAGAAGACGCGACAATCACGCTGGGTAGCCTAGAAGTGGACTCGGGGCGCCGTGAGGTGTGCTGTGCTGGCAGGAGTATCGACTTGACGTCAAAAGAGTTTGACCTCTTGTGGTATCTGGCACGTCATGCACGAACTGTTCTTAGCCGCGATCAGATTTATGAAGCGCTGTTCGGGCTGGAATACAATGGTGTTGATCGTTCTGTCGATATCTATATCTCGCGGTTACGCAATAAGCTGGGGGAAGATCCTTCACGGCCGCAGTTGTTGAAAACAGTTCGCGGTGTCGGCTATCTGCTCGGAGGCTGA
- a CDS encoding Spy/CpxP family protein refolding chaperone encodes MKTKLRIIVLAVLVMAASQTAWARQEQGSWDGPPGPGQGRGMGMMACDMAPLFPPHLLPMMTVALDLTSEQIVKITTLEEAMRNTFQKQHDLKAEQRKLMMPAAEKKDFDAKALRKNLEALLEQEVDLLVKRAQLRDDLTHVLTEEQQGKCQAIMKSMMPPAPRRDGDADEKRDRRGPAEHR; translated from the coding sequence ATGAAGACAAAACTACGCATTATCGTATTGGCAGTGCTGGTCATGGCTGCCAGTCAGACGGCCTGGGCGCGACAAGAGCAAGGGTCGTGGGATGGCCCACCGGGGCCTGGACAAGGCCGCGGTATGGGGATGATGGCTTGTGATATGGCCCCGTTATTTCCTCCCCATTTATTACCCATGATGACTGTGGCACTGGATCTGACCTCAGAGCAGATTGTAAAAATAACAACTCTGGAAGAGGCGATGCGTAACACTTTTCAAAAACAGCACGATTTGAAGGCTGAGCAACGTAAGCTGATGATGCCAGCGGCAGAAAAGAAAGATTTTGATGCAAAAGCGTTGCGTAAAAATCTTGAAGCGTTGCTGGAGCAGGAAGTTGATCTGTTGGTCAAGCGCGCACAACTGCGTGATGACCTGACACATGTCTTGACTGAGGAACAGCAAGGCAAATGCCAGGCGATCATGAAAAGCATGATGCCCCCTGCGCCACGTCGCGATGGGGATGCCGATGAAAAAAGGGACCGTCGCGGTCCTGCGGAACATCGTTAA
- a CDS encoding EF-hand domain-containing protein: protein MSISSIGANSLNWLQQATRSMTRSNVSGDGTQSFQDRDSTVSSPSKALFSELDQDVSGALDSTEFQLFVDKLNEQTGQSLDSETLLTSYDEDGDGTLSGMEMDALLEENLPEAESVAQTSLSDLFSELDEDGDATLSSSEFEALVSMINEATGSELDSDSLLEAYDEDGDGLLSEAETIAALEANRPDGPPPPPSESEDLLSELFNELDEDGDATLNNSEIETLVTMMNDASGSEFDSDSLLEAYDEDGDGLLSEAETLAALEANRPQGPPPSSVASTEDDDAIDETSATDETTETSTAQSVLQSQLEELMVSYDADGDGALSEDELLSLFDDAMAASAAQRADMEQSRQVAEHYQTMEARFSGPPQAPVGSAGMNDAISIEA from the coding sequence ATGTCGATCAGTAGTATTGGAGCAAACAGTTTGAACTGGCTTCAACAGGCGACACGGTCCATGACGAGAAGCAATGTCTCTGGCGATGGCACACAGAGCTTCCAGGATCGTGACAGCACGGTGTCGTCGCCGTCAAAAGCACTTTTCAGCGAGTTGGATCAGGATGTCAGTGGCGCTCTCGATTCAACGGAATTCCAACTGTTTGTTGACAAACTCAATGAACAAACCGGCCAGTCACTGGACAGTGAAACATTATTGACCAGCTATGATGAAGATGGCGACGGGACGCTCAGTGGCATGGAGATGGATGCGTTGTTGGAGGAGAATCTTCCCGAGGCAGAATCCGTGGCACAAACGTCTTTGAGTGATCTGTTCAGTGAATTGGACGAAGATGGCGACGCAACCTTGAGCAGCAGTGAGTTCGAAGCCCTTGTTTCCATGATCAACGAGGCGACAGGATCAGAGCTGGACAGTGACAGTTTGCTCGAAGCCTATGACGAGGATGGTGACGGACTGCTCAGCGAAGCGGAAACCATTGCGGCTCTGGAAGCCAACCGTCCGGATGGGCCTCCACCGCCACCGTCCGAATCGGAAGACCTGCTCAGTGAATTGTTCAATGAACTGGACGAAGATGGTGATGCCACATTGAACAACAGTGAGATTGAAACACTGGTGACCATGATGAATGACGCCAGCGGGTCTGAATTTGACAGTGACAGTTTGTTGGAAGCCTATGACGAAGATGGCGACGGCCTGCTCAGTGAAGCAGAGACCCTGGCGGCCTTGGAAGCCAATCGTCCCCAAGGCCCACCGCCATCCTCCGTGGCGTCTACGGAGGATGATGACGCCATCGATGAAACCAGCGCGACGGATGAGACAACCGAAACCTCAACGGCGCAGAGTGTTCTGCAGAGTCAGCTGGAAGAGCTGATGGTCAGTTATGATGCCGACGGTGACGGTGCGCTGAGTGAAGATGAATTGCTGTCTCTGTTTGATGATGCCATGGCGGCATCCGCCGCACAACGGGCGGATATGGAGCAAAGCAGACAGGTTGCCGAGCATTATCAGACCATGGAGGCGCGGTTTTCCGGTCCCCCACAAGCACCTGTTGGCTCCGCGGGGATGAATGATGCGATCAGTATCGAGGCGTGA